The following nucleotide sequence is from Populus nigra chromosome 15, ddPopNigr1.1, whole genome shotgun sequence.
AAGAGTGAGCCTAGCATACATACATGGACAAGCAATATAGAAACATTCTTATCTTCGTTTTGTACATGCATTTTAAAGCAATGTTGGTATTTTCCCTTGATCAATATTAGATACATTAAATGGATTGTTATAGTGCCAAAAGGCATAAAGGAAAAGATAATCCTGAAGAAGCCTCACCTCTGTTACAAACCAGATAGGGGCAATATAAAAACCACACATAGCAATTTCTCTGGCTGTGAGCTCTTTTTCATGTTTCAGAACATTCAAATCATCCTTGTGTCTAGAAACTAAAGGCCTTCCTTCTTCTGAAGATGTAAGGTCCAGTTCACTGCCTTTTTTCGTCAAAGTTCCCTGAAGTTCCAGTTCAAAGATTTTGTGACTTAAAGGAGAGCTAAATTCATCGGATGACCCATTTATGTTGGCTGCATCATTACCACTTTTAGAAGTCCGTCGGTTTAGCAGATTACATATCCAGTCTTTAAGGAATGCCAATGGGAGGTAAACCACCATAAGAGAAGCTCCAAGATATGTCACTGCAAATGGTTGCTTATAATCTGCAAAGATATCCTGATGGGCAAGGGCAATGCATTTTTATACCAATACATCATTCATTAGggcaaaaaactaaaatgcacAAAAAACTTATCATTTAGAGTTTCGTTTccataaatttcaataaaaattcaagtatTCTCTAGCAAACACTAGCACGAACATAATTCCTACGGCTATCCACCTACAGTAAAGAAAGATAGTAATCATGTTATTACAGATCTGTGTTGTTTTCTATTATATTCACATGCATCACTTCCGCTCTTTCCATCACCAGCTCGACTAAATAACCTACAATTATTTGcctgataatttttattttctgcaaAATTCGGCGTTCCCCTTCTTTTCACCTCATTTCTTTGTAAACCAAAGAATCTTTCACCGAAAAAACTCCCAAACCACCCATCAAATGTAAAAGGGTGAATCAATACAGctaagttttataattaagcaatctcaaaattgaatttttaatacaaaaatgtATTTGTTTCACAACAACAAttccaacaacaacaaaacaaaaaacagccATAGCATCTCaggcaaaacaaaacaaaagcaaatgCTGATTTCAAGTTTCAACAACTGAGCCAATTGCATAAACCCTGAGATACCATGAACATAATGTGCATATACACATCTAATCAACGACTCACAAATTAACCAAAACACATACGCAATTCAattcccaacaaaaaaaaagggaaaatatgtggaaaaaaactaagttaaaaTTACCTGGGTAACTTCAGCAGAGGTGACCCATATAATAACAACAGCAGCTATCAAGAACAAACCAGCTTTATATCTCCAACCCATGAATGCTTCACAGATTTAACAAAAACCCAGATAAAGAAAACAGCCAAAGAATTTCAGAGATCTGCAAAATTTCTCAGATCTTAATTTGGGTATGTACTGGTCACCGACAACGTTCGTAGGTATAATCAACTGTAGTCAATGACAACAAAATCTTGCAAGAAAAACGGAAGGTCAAGGGTGATGTTACGGAAGGTCAAGGGTGATGTTATATCCCTCTCTCAGGCTTGGCAGGCCTGTGCTTCGATGCTTAACCAGGCGGCTGGTGTAAATTGCGagttaagaaacaaaaaacaaaggaagagagaattagcttggggaaaaaaaaagcgaGGGAGCAAAGGCAGAGAGAGACGTTTAATTtgtagatattattatttttttctttttaagttttggtGGTTTTTATTGTACCGTCAggtatttttcaatcaattttttacaTCTAAAGGGTGTGCTTGTCAACTCATGAAGAAAATGCTTTCTTTGTGAGGTACACGTACACCGCACTCGATAAACAAGCACTCTctaaaattatctattttttgaatattttcaacacaattattttttaatagtgtttAATTATAGACATTatagtaaatattattgttataataGCCGTCCAAAACAAGGCCACACAAAAATAGTTATTGCTCATTAAATTTGGTGTAAGAGATAATCATCATCGAAGGTTTTAATTTCAACACATAATCAAAGTTAGAGTTAAAATGTTTATTTGGGAATATAGGtgtgaatgttttttaaaatggtttttatttagaaatatattaaaattattttttatttttaaaaaattattttttatatcagcatgttcaaataatttaaaaacaccaaaaatatattaatttaaaacaaaaaaaattaaatttttttaaaaatatttttacaaaacaaaaacaaacattaacaGTTGGATTGATCTTCAGTTTACTAGCTTATTATGGTAAGATAACTAAAGGAAATAGATAGTATATGTTGTCTCTCAATTTTCCTTTtactatttttcaattaattaaacttttaaattgacAAGATTAAGTGCTCATTGATGTCTATCAATGGTTTTAGATTAACGAGACACGTTCACTGCATAGATTATTACTAAATTAGTGGATTTACTGTGAAatgtaattaataaatcaaataaaatttatattttaaataccaaaaaaaggaagaagataaaGCTACAGCGGTGTTGATGCTGCTGAATGTATCATCCATTTTCGTAGTGCATTGGGGGTATATTCTGGCTTATGCTTGTTTTGCGGGATCCAATATCCTTGATACCTCTATATGCTTGGAAACGTAGCTTGCGCTGGCGTTAAtagccttttatatatatatatatatatatatatatatatatagagagagagagagagagagagagagagagagagagagagttttgcGGCTGGTTTTTAGTGATTTTagcttgaaataatattaaattataatttttttaattttttataataattttgatgtgtttatttaaaatataaaaaattattttaatatatttttaaataattttttttaaaaaaaaacaccgtatattataatctcaaacacACATTTATGAAAAGattaagtgaaaaatatatgtgtgtgtataataGTTGACCTCTATATTAGATATTAACAATGCCTTTTTTTGGGTAAGGATATCCTTAATTAAGTTTTCATACATTaaatttcaatctatttttttatataatataataaaaaaattaaaattaaattttttttaataattttacttgTACACAATAACTTAAGCACAACTTGAATAACTAAAATGTAAACCTACATTTTAACTCTCATAGGGCAAACAATTTAAGTTATATCATATTAAACTCGActctatataataaattaatttaaaaactttaagagTCGATTTTTATTGACATGTTTAACTTATTCAAATACAATCCCAAATTTACTTGTTgtaacatgaagaaaaaaacaaaaataatattttttaataaaaatgatttaattggGTTTACCTCGTGACCTGaaacataataattttgaaattataaagatgaaattggataatttattgaattaatagggttgaatataaaagaaaaatgaactgaattgaaagaaacaatTTTTCATGGAACAATTCGAGGCTGTCCGAGcctcccaagaaaaaaaaatcacaattaaaatttttccgTGTCTCCCTAATTTGAATTCCCCGGTTAATTAAATCCTATAGCATATGAGATAAGATTTTcctttgaaattcaaatttgattGGACAACAAACTCAATCTCCCAATGCTTTTGATTCTATTTGGTTAATACTAGGTTTATGGGTTTGAGCTATGCTTCAGgccaaagtattttttttgtattttttttatcggttataaaaaatatttgggcGAACGCTCACTCGGGACATAgatttaattgagaaaaaaattggtataatttaataatataatataagaataaataacaACACTAAATGAAccaatttagaaaaacaattcaTGGAAACCTGCAAAAACAtgattattgaaataaaaaaaaaggcaacaaaactaaaatttcatctaatcagttgaaaagaaaaagaaaagaaaaatcgacATGAGATAACCTAAGTGAACATGTCAAATATGTAAGTTAGATTATGAGACCGGGataagtcaataaaaaaaaccaaaatccaaTTCCAAACAAATACAACTTagaatgatgaaactaaaaaataataacaaaaaaataaccaacaAACTGGGCAAGCCAACACAATTCTACGACTCGAATCACGTGAATgaaataacccaatagaaagtaAACCAGAAAAGATTATAAAGTCTATTATAAAACAATCCAATGTTGTaggacaaaatattaaaaaaattataaaaattataaaaacaatccGAGTCAACCCATATTAACTTGCTAAGCAAGCGGTTTAAGTGATAAAACTAGGATAGACGAACatgagagaaattaaaaaaaatcaagaagtcTAATATCAAAATACTCAAACCTTGAAAGAcaaactgaaaaaagaaaattaattcataaCTAATCTAacattgaaggaaaaaataaaaacatcaatttaaacaaatttccaaagtaaatttaacaaagaacaacaaataaaaagaaccgatataacccgagttatttttagaattaataaaaaaatttatagattgtaaataaataaaaataatggagtctaatatccaattaaataaatgctaggggatgaaattgtaaaaacataaggttaaaaaaaaaattaaaaggcaaaTGTACgaagaatgaggataaaatctgataggaaaaaaaaaactaaaagagaataaaatggtaaaaaaaaatatcaaataaaacaaacttgGCATGagacaacaacaaataaatcaaacaaaacaaacttggCTCAAGTCAACATAGGTTAAGTTGTGAAACATGCAATCTCAACACATGAGATCGGAATAACCTCGTAaaaggatgtaattgaaaaaaattaattgtaaaaaataacctaaaaaagaCTTAGGTCAATCCGgtcaaactcgtgacccggGTCCCGAGACTGAAATCATCTTGTAGAAggcaaacttaaaaaaaatcatgaagtcaaattctcaaccaacaaaatatcaatggataaaattgaaaaaaaaagtctaaataaaaaaggatctaaaaaaacaaaaaacaattaaaataacaagaactaaatctaaaataaaataaaataaaataaaatatcaagggatgtaattgaaatataaattcaattagaaaaattaccaaacaaaaaaatagaaataaaaaaaataaaaatcaaatttgatagataaaaaaatcacagaataatgaaattgaaataaatctcaattcaattaattatttaaaataaaaaaataaataaaaatcatatttaaaataaaaacaacttgaaGAGATGCTTGAAACTTTGCATGGTCAGACACATAAATAaagtaagagagagaaaagaaaaaaaatagtcaatatcaaattaaagattTGTTCCTCACACATATTGTCCAAAGATAAAGAGATTATTGTGAAGATTAAAACATTGTTATGGAATTCAATCTTTGACCACCAAACAAAGTTTTCTAAAAAGCATGAATATAAAAAGgtgccaataattttttaatattaaatattaaattttctctGCTAAATACCAAATTTGAAATCAAGGGCAATGCATGTATTTTATTGTgctataaaaaatgaaaagtcaaACGGGCCCTCCacaccattttaattttttttgctttaaagagTATTTTAGtccatttaatatataaaaaataaaactacctTTTTACACCTACTAccaattccaaaaatatttgcCAGGaagggaaaaataataatatcaggAAAACCTCATTCCCttctagttagttttttttttttttttaatttctacccAAATTTTGATATTCTTGCACTGAAAGCTAACTCGCATCCCCTTAGTTGACGTGTCACAACCTCACCTTGATGAACATGCACcgtccaatcttttttttttttgattcgaGAAAACCTCACCCCCTAaaaagcgcactttgtgggcccaggtgagtgagtaaaactCCGGCTatcccaggctcttacaagaggtacacgtcctgactcgaactcaagacctgctgtgcagatctcaagccctttgccacCGTCCAATCATTCTTTATGAAAAACCAACTCCATCATATTTCCATCTCACTTTTCTTGCCCGGGCGAGAAATTCTCCATCTCATTATAGCGTGTctcataatatataataattcttttagtttttaaaaattatttttaatattatcatattaaaataatttaaaaatatataaaaaattaatattaaacattttttttttatttttgttgaaaaacacCGCTGCTACTAGACTCTTCTCTAAACCGACAGCTATTACTCACATGGAAGCTGATGATAAAACTTTCAAGTAACCACCGTGGAATTGGCAGGGCTTCTTTGAAAGGAAGGTGGAGCCCATTATCcgaaaacaaattaattcagCATGGTAGGTATAGGTAGAGAGAaggaattataattataattataattataattcaataCAAAATACTTGAAGCATGCTTGTCGACAAGGATGCTTACCGACATTTCCCATTACTGAATGACAAGTTCATAATGCTCTTCgctaaaattcaaattcaactgCAATCAGATCCATGTGCGCAACAATTGAGCAAAAACAAAGCCTGGTGGtataatgtgtgtgtgtattttattattattatttattattatttttttggcctATACACACCCCCAACATAGCACCAAACTCGGGTgtgtttgttttagtttttgtggTTGAGTTTGAGGTTGGGTATAACCTATTTATGTACAAAACTCAACCACAAaagctattttttattgtttttcttagcTTTTTTGGTAGATTCCATACACAAAACTCTATCTCCACCTCAAAAACAAACACCTTCTAAGAATCAGGATAAGACTTTCCAAGATATTTAGCCTTTAAgtggttatttatttttatattttaaatatatatatatatttttaaattaattattttatttaaaattaatattttttttgatgtttttaaattattttaataggctaatataaaaattatttttttttttaaaaaaataaatattattttaatacatttaaaaaaaaaactattaacacCGGTTCTTAGTTTTACCTGGGAAATCTATAAAAGCAAACAGCATGTTCGGCGAGCTATACATGGTATAGTTCCCAGTACAatatattacattatttatttcacgaaacattttaattttgttttaaaatacaataacagttgttttttaaaatgaaatttttttatttttaaaaattaattttgttttcaacacattaaataatttaaaaacataaaaaaattaatttaaaacaaataaataataaataaattttatttttaaaaatatttttaaaacataaaaactaacAGTATTTCAATAAACTTATTCTCGTATCCAcattttagaaaagaaatgagagtgaaaaaaaagcaagaaattaaaCACACTACCGTACAACAAAGACTTGGTGAGAATTACAGTTGTCATGATGTAGATTGATTGGTTCTGGAGGCATCCTCTTGTGGAAAACCTAAACCAATGAAAATTTAAACGAAACCTTGCTCTCCTTTTAGACGCAAGACTTGGAAGTCCACCAGTCTCCTTACCTTTTCTTACCATATTAAGAGTTGAGGAgaaaattaactctaaaaaatataatataactggcttggttttaaatttattttttaaaaattattagttcaagttttataaatttaagggttattggagacttatatagtcgttaacttcagaatcTATAAGATTAGTTAAGATATACGCAAACTGAACCGAAcaaccatgttatttttttttataaaaaaagtgagGTAAATAGATCAAATACAACCTGATTAATTTTTATCTGGAGTTAGGGCAGTAATTAttaagattttggttttggtttgggtAAGATACAAAGAAGAAATTTTTTAggagagaaaataattttcaaaaagagagaaattgtgCTTGgagggagattttttttattttgttggattttttatattcaaaatatatgaagGTTGATTCATCAAATCTTAAAGTTTTTGTTGACCataatgtaaaatataatttttcactcATAATTTACACCCAAACTACAAAAgtgcattttttttaactatcctttttatttatttatttaagtaagATGAACCTCGGATAAGCATGCAATTAAGACTCAATGACTACTTATTAATAGAGACTCACTAGTTAAACATGTGGCTAATAAAAATGAAGGATGGTGGATTCATGCATATCTTGATTCATAGAGTTAGGATATCCTCAGTATATCTCacttgttcttatttttattattattttttttgatactATTTGAtagtacaattaaaaaaaattacgattGGGTTTGGTTGGATTACAACCCAATTAAGATGTTTTAGTTTAGTTGAAACACAATttaattgagataatttttatttttatttttatttttttacaagtatataaactataaatttagATATGGATATTTAGTAgagattagaaaaaaactatcatttttcatgataagttatacaagataattttttaaatattttacagatattttacaaatgtttttgaatattatatatatattgattttatcgACGTCtagaaaaaacaggaaaaaaaaggaattattcGGCTTCACGCAATTAATCTAATGCAATTACTTATTACTAACATGGCAATAGCGGATTGGTGTATCGCTATACCTAGCAAATTGCTCTGGAAACTTTGAAAACAACAACTGCTCTAACTGTTTGCTGGCATCTTACTCTTGAGAAAAGGTCACCGTTTATAACTGTCAAAGATCTACAACAGCGTCTGTCTTACAACCTCTGTCTTTGTCTCTCTTCCGTTCCGTTCTGTTCTTCGTCATTGATTCAGGTACCCCTCCTGTCTTTCAAATCTTTCTGACTCATCTCTGCTTCGATATAGTAAGAAGGACTCGTGTTTATTTCTGCaaccttttgattttattttcttaaagatTGCTTGCAAAAAACTTTATAgattgtggattttttttttctatggctTTCTCATCGTTACAAGTTAAGAATGAAAGCttgtaattgattttatattgaagTAACAATTGCAGAGTTTTCTTGATTTGATTCATGAATCAAAATTTGTAAACCATAGAGGTTAATGCAGTGCAATATAGTTATGATGGGTAGACCTGAAATGCAAGGAAGTTGCTTCctagagaaaaagagaagaaagaagccAAACTAATTAAGGGTCAaacagttcaattttttttaaagatgattTGCACTTCCTAATTTGGGTTAGTTTAGTCTTACTATTAGTCTATATGTTTTCTTTGCTGTAGTTGTATTCTTACTGGATTTATTAGGTTGTGTTTCCCAGGGATTCCTCTTGCAAAGAATATGCTGCTGGCTTCTAGATTATTGCGGTTGCAATTGTTTCGATTTGtaattatattagttttagTCTTGAGCTATGTGGAAAATGGGAATGCGGGTTTAACGAGCACTTTTGTTCGTACGCAATGGCCAGCGGCAGATATCCCTCTTGACAATGAAGTTTTTGCAATTCCAAAAGGTTATAATGCTCCACAGCAAGTGAGTCTTGCACATTTTACTGAATTTTAGTTGaaaccctttcttttttttcgttGAGGTTAATTATGACCTGATCAGTTTGTTGATTGTTAGGTCCACATCACTCAAGGTGATTATGATGGGAAGGCTGTAATAATCTCTTGGGTTACGCCTGATGAACCGGGTTCTAATACCGTGAAATATGGCATTTCAGAGAATAGTTATGATTTTAGTGCTGAGGGCACTGTTACTAACTACACCTTTTACAAATATAAGTCTGGCTACATTCATCACTGTCTTGTTGATGGGCTTGAGGTAAAATATTCAATTGAACTATGATTTTGTTTCGCTTTTTGAATGGTCTCAGTTTTGGGGATTAACATTTCTGTCTTTTTAGTATGATTCCAAGTATTACTACAAGATCGGAGAAGGTGACTCCTCTCGTGTGTTTTGGTTTCAAACACCTCCAGATATTGATCCAGATGCTTCCTACACATTTGGAATTATTGGTAAGATATTTTGCTGCTTTTTAAGAATAActaagttgaattttgtttctgaATACCTATTGGATTTTGCTTTAGCAAGATATTTTTCAACCAACAGTCCTttgtttcaatatcaggtaataCGATACTGACAATGGAATTTGGTGGTTGGAAGAACATGTTTCTTAGTTTTGGAccacatgtttttatatttttctcactATGTATtggtttttgtatatttttaggtGATTTGGGTCAAACATATAATTCTCTTTCCACTCTCGAGCATTACATGAAGAGTGGGGGACAGAGTGTTTTGTTTGCTGGTGATCTCTCTTATGCTGATAGATATCAATATGATGATGTTGGTGTTAGATGGGATTCATGGGGCCGTTTTGTCGAGCAAAGTGCTGCATATCAACCATGGATTTGGTCAGCTGGGAATCACGAGATAGAGTACATGCCAGAAATGGTAACCTTGAACTTCTTCACctgatgttttcttttctagtttttatgcTCTTGCCATTGATCTATTGTTTCTAGTTTTATTAATGCTCTAGTTTCAACACATGTCTAATCATTGGCATTTTTGTTGTTAATGTATCCTCTTTGCTTTAATGCTTGTCAACTCACACACAAATCCTCT
It contains:
- the LOC133674852 gene encoding bifunctional purple acid phosphatase 26-like is translated as MLLASRLLRLQLFRFVIILVLVLSYVENGNAGLTSTFVRTQWPAADIPLDNEVFAIPKGYNAPQQVHITQGDYDGKAVIISWVTPDEPGSNTVKYGISENSYDFSAEGTVTNYTFYKYKSGYIHHCLVDGLEYDSKYYYKIGEGDSSRVFWFQTPPDIDPDASYTFGIIGDLGQTYNSLSTLEHYMKSGGQSVLFAGDLSYADRYQYDDVGVRWDSWGRFVEQSAAYQPWIWSAGNHEIEYMPEMEEVLPFKSFLYRFATPHTASKSTNPLWYAIRRASAHIIVLSSYSPFVKYTPQWMWLREELKRVNREKTPWLIVVMHVPIYNSNAAHYMEGESMRAVFESWFVRSKVDFIFAGHVHAYERSYRISNIHYNVTTGDRYPVPDKSAPVYLTVGDGGNQEGLVGTFFDPQPDYSAFREASYGHSTLEIRNRTHAFYQWNRNDDGKPETTDSVIFHNQYWASNLHRRRHLKAREHASC